The Cydia amplana chromosome 9, ilCydAmpl1.1, whole genome shotgun sequence genome includes a region encoding these proteins:
- the LOC134650654 gene encoding uncharacterized protein LOC134650654: protein MEEIKNMKLPKALVEELRKAEQRSTISWESSNEGVHERVNFDDTIWGLSLAGGAFYNTPLRVTQVKEGSRAEHAGIKVGDYLTSINDIDSTTLTIQQAHDMILESGLQIKFALSAPDVEETVHTVYQDVFEDEEEVKRRLRAVKSSHKQVVFKGAKTNDAWSLAWPCSKKRDVIYRESNCFLVPSRYLVKHSDRISIESNGIGKESEPDIAPAVEVDN, encoded by the exons ATGGAGGAGATTAAAAAT ATGAAACTGCCCAAGGCGTTAGTCGAGGAGCTTCGCAAAGCGGAGCAGCGCTCGACCATCTCCTGGGAGTCCAGCAACGAAGGGGTCCACGAGAGGGTCAACTTCGATGATACGATATGGGGTCTAAGCCTCGCTGGCGGCGCGttttataacacccctcttagAGTTACACAG GTAAAAGAAGGCAGTCGAGCCGAACACGCAGGCATCAAAGTCGGTGACTACTTGACGAGCATCAATGACATCGACTCCACGACGCTCACGATACAGCAGGCTCACGATATGATCCTTGAGTCAGGGCTGCAGATTAAGTTCGCGCTGTCTGC GCCTGACGTTGAAGAAACAGTTCACACAGTTTATCAAGATGTTTTT GAAGACGAAGAAGAGGTGAAACGGCGTCTGCGGGCGGTGAAATCGTCGCACAAACAGGTCGTTTTTAAAGGCGCCAAAACG AACGATGCGTGGAGTCTGGCGTGGCCGTGCAGCAAGAAACGCGATGTAATATACCGCGAATCAAACTGTTTTCTGGTCCCCAGTCGCTATCTGGTGAAGCATTC GGACAGAATTTCAATAGAAAGCAACGGAATTGGAAAGGAAAGCGAACCGGATATAGCTCCGGCTGTGGAAGTTGATAACTGA